In a single window of the Magnolia sinica isolate HGM2019 chromosome 7, MsV1, whole genome shotgun sequence genome:
- the LOC131250718 gene encoding uncharacterized protein LOC131250718 — translation MDDDDDVGGVPHHHVGDPDIGNLDEDDDVGDPDPLDGDDDDDLGDPDPLDDDDDDVEDEDEGEGEGNVDDSEGVPPLEITPIFDTEPTKSTDSDDEIDENPSERQNPNPVGLAMIMINFPHQF, via the coding sequence atggatgatgatgatgatgtaggaGGTGTACCACACCATCATGTGGGAGACCCCGACATCGGGAActtggatgaagatgatgatgtggGAGATCCTGATCCattggatggtgatgatgatgatgatttgggaGATCCCGATccattggatgatgatgatgatgatgtggaagACGAGGACGAGGGTGAGGGTGAGGGTAATGTGGATGATAGTGAAGGGGTGCCTCCTCTAGAAATAACCCCAATATTTGACACAGAACCTACAAAATCTACAGATTCAGATGACGAAATTGATGAGAATCCTTCGGAGCGACAAAATCCTAATCCAGTGGGGTTGGCCATGATCATGATTAACTTCCCACATCAGTTTTGA
- the LOC131250719 gene encoding uncharacterized protein LOC131250719 has product MDDYWANHVTFPYTVMDDDDDVGGVPLHHVRDPDTGNLDDDDDVGDPDPLDDDDDDVRDPDPLDDDDDDVEDEDEGEGEGNVDDSEGVPPLEITPIFDTEPTESTDSDDEIDENPPE; this is encoded by the coding sequence ATGGATGACTATTGGGCTAATCATGTTACTTTCCCTTATACAgttatggatgatgatgatgatgtgggagGTGTACCACTCCATCATGTGAGAGACCCCGACACCGGgaacttggatgatgatgatgatgtgggagATCCCGACccattggatgatgatgatgatgatgtaagaGATCCCGATccattggatgatgatgatgatgatgtggaagATGAGGACGAGGGTGAGGGTGAGGGTAATGTGGATGATAGTGAAGGGGTGCCTCCTTTAGAAATAACCCCAATATTTGACACGGAACCTACAGAATCCACAGATTCAGATGATGAAATTGATGAGAATCCTCCGGAGTGA
- the LOC131250717 gene encoding uncharacterized protein LOC131250717, whose translation MPLSELQADTAYSSFHNLLQQSENLMGGVLVGNLQDALVEVFPYFASSFGSVRCRAFGVYHETNFVAWLYCLAKIGVIIQQDYQFIVSKVFIRYRETIAKLRTIFRPFPAVSIEIFKPIHDEFLPYLFGSSELIGEDPNGPAIIRSRDAVMGRHKRYLSFQLVMEKTSWEKFELLEIHLTMSRMESWSSVKQILLELYQEQFQGITALKNFRFGSLIEWQVMDDDDDVGDPDPLDDDDDDDVGDPDPLDDDDDDDDVEDKDEGEGEGNVDDSEGVPPLEKPQYLTRNLQNLQIQMTKLMRILRSDKILIQWGWP comes from the exons ATGCCTTTATCAGAACTTCAAGCAGATACTGCGTATTCTAGTTTTCATAACCTTCTTCAACAGAGCGAGAATCTTATGGGAGGGGTTTTGGTAGGTAACCTACAGGACGCATTGGTGGAGGTATTTCCATATTTCGCGTCGAGTTTTGGAAGTGTAAGGTGTAGAGCTTTTGGGGTATATCATGAGACCAATTTTGTGGCATGGCTTTATTGCCTTGCCAAAATTGGTGTTATCATCCAACAAGACTACCAGTTCATTGTATCGAAAGTATTCATTAGATATCGGGAGACAATTGCAAAGTTGAGGACAATATTCCGTCCCTTCCCAGCtgtgagtattgaaatttttAAACCCATCCATGATGAATTCCTCCCCTACCTCTTTGGTTCATCAGAACTAATAGGAGAAGATCCCAATGGACCTGCAATTATTCGGTCGCGTGATGCAGTGATGGGTAGGCACAAGAGGTATTTATCTTTTCAATTGGTTATGGAAAAGACCTCTTGGGAGAAATTTGAATTACTGGAAATCCACTTAACAATGAGTCGCATGGAAAGCTGGTCTTCTGTGAAGCAAATTTTATTGGAATTATATCAAGAACAGTTTCAGGGAATTACTGCTCTGAAGAATTTTCGTTTTGGTTCATTGATCGAGTGGCAAG ttatggatgatgatgatgatgtgggagATCCTGATccattggatgatgatgatgatgatgatgtgggagATCCCGATccattggatgatgatgatgatgatgatgatgtggaagACAAGGACGAGGGTGAGGGTGAGGGTAATGTGGATGATAGTGAAGGGGTGCCTCCTCTAGAAAAACCCCAATATTTGACACGGAACCTACAGAATCTACAGATTCAGATGACGAAATTGATGAGAATCCTCCGGAGCGACAAAATCTTAATCCAGTGGGGTTGGCCATGA